The sequence AGGAAAAacttgataattttttttttgttaaccgtAATAAAATGCGGCAAATTAAATGTTGAAAAAAACTTGTTATTCCATAAACTGCAAATGAAGTCAAATTTTGACTCGAAAAAGGCTGATCACATGCATTATATGTAGCTAAAACCGACATATCAAGCCTCTCCTCTATCAAATccttaaataaataatcaacCCTACCTCACACCTACCAAAGCGAGCCCATCACTATACCCAAATCCATAAACACAACGGAAAAAGTAACATCAGTGACAATTTTTTGCTTTTAAAGAAAAACGTTTCAATGTGGTTTGACAAAGCTGACGTCGACGTATCCCGAAACTGCTTGTAACTCCGGTATCAAATCTTACGCTTGTAAGTAAACACATTGATTGTGGGATCCATATTACTAACCATGGATAATTTTATACTATAATTTACATGCAAATAACCATCTCTCACCATTTGTTATTCTATATAATATAGATTAAGCTTCAAACCCAAAAATACAAACTCACTCAAAACACAAttaatttagagagagagagatcggaaAAATGGGTGCTTCCTACCAAGAATGTTCATCATTGCTTCTTCAAAATCTCAAAGTGACGATCAAAGAATCATATCTCATTTTCCCATCCGAAGAAACTTTAACCCATGAGAGCAAATCTATGTTCTTGTCCAATGTCGACCAAATTCTCAACTTTGATGTCCAAACGGTTCATTTCTTCCGACCTAACAAAGATTATCCTCCGGAGATTGTGTCGGAGATGCTGAGAATGGCGTTGGTGAGAGCAATGGACGTTTACGAGTTTTTGGCCGGGAGACTTCGCCTGAACCCTAGCTCTGGAAGACTGAATATTGACTGTAACGGTGCCGGAGCTGGGTTTGTAACGGCTGAGAGTGAGTACACTTTGGAGGAACTTGGAGATTTGGTTTATCCAAATCCAGCTTTTGCTGAACTGGTTACAAGTCAGCTTCAATCTTTGCCTAAAGATGATCAACCATTGTTTGCTTTTCAGGTAACCAACGTTTGCTTCCTACACCTAGCTATACGTACTTTTCCAAatcactttgttttttttttgtggagaGAACTTCCTTAGAATCTTATAAAATACTTGATCCAAGCACAAAAGGGAGGTAGCCAGAAGTTAAATTAGTAGTTACGAATAAACATATGTACATTTAATACTTGTGTACAAATATATCAAAGTTTCGGATTCTTAGTTTATCTGAACTATTAAAATCTGTTCTGAAATACAGAATTTAGGCAATTATGGATTTTTCCTAATTGGTTTTATCATCGTTATTTTTAAACAGacttaaaatattattcaaacaaatacttttttttttaataatcagaGCGTTTTAAAGAACGTTAGCCTTTGATAAGAAAACAAGATCGTGAGTTCTTGGATGACTCAAACAAAACTCATAGACATATCAAAAACCTCTTTAGAGATCTATTCCTAAGCCTACTCAAATCTCTAACAGACTATATAATAAGTCAAGTATGACGAAACATGTAAACAAGTAACATgtgacatatatataatttaatcatTCAAGTATAACAAAACATGTAAACAAGTAACATGtgacgtatatatatatatatatatattcggaCATGTTACAGTTTCTCCTGCACACAGATGATATGCCAAATAAGTTTGCAATTCTTCCAGTGCACAAAATCTCTGACAGAGATATTTGCTTCTTTTGTATGTTTAAACTTGAAACTAGAAGATGTCATAGAAAGATGTCATAGAAAGACTAAGTATATGTTTTCAACCAACACAATAATCGAGGTTTAcacaataacatatataaaattatcaaaattaaggAACTATTAAAATGCTTTACCTTCAATTTATTTAGTTGTTAGTGTTAATAAAACTGTATGATATATATGATTGCAACATAAATCTACTTGTGCCGCGTAAGGTTAAAACGCTGGCTTTATTGGTTGCTCATTTACTGAATCCCACCAAACATAAAGCAATCCGAATTAAAGTGACATCATTCTGTTTGATATACTTACTTATTGCCCAGTTATGTAATCATTTTCTAAAGAAACTAGTTAATGAACGTATGTGGTAGTAGGAACTAGTCATTGTCTACATCTTTTAGTACGCATGTATACGATGACTAAATATAGAGTTATTATGTGGGTTACTCTTGTCTGCTATAATCATATTCCGAGGATTTGTGCCAGCTATGCCCCAGGGCACTTAGCTAATACTACGATAAATTTCCAGTAAATTATAACTAACTAGGGAAAATGTTGTTTACAAGTGAAAACATTTCTTAGGTGTTGTCCATATAATTGAATTACGGAGAtcttagaatttaaaattttttggcAGGTGACATCATTCAAGTGCGGTGGATTTGCAATGGGAATCTCAACAAACCATACAACGTTCGATGGACTTAGTTTCAAAACATTTCTAGACAACTTAGCCTCTCTACTAAGTGATAAGCCCTTATCAACACCACCTTGCAACGACCGTACTCTTCTCAAAGCTCGTACTCCACCACGTGTCACATTCCCACACCACGAGCTTGTCCAACTCCAAGACTCGGACACAACAGTCTTCGAAGCCACTTCTGAGCACTTAGATTTCAACATCTTCAAGCTATCCTCTCAACAAATCTCGAGGCTCAAAGAGAAGGCCTCGGAGAGTGTTAGTAGTGTTTGTGTTCGTGTGACGGGCTTCAACGTCGTTACCGCTTTGGTTTGGAGGTGCAAGGCACTCTCtttagtagaagaagaagaggtggaTGATCTTGAAAAAGAATCAACCATTCTTTACGCGGTGGACATCAGAGGGAGGCTGGATCCTCAGCTTCCCTCTTCGTACACGGGAAACGCGGTTTTAACGGCGTACGGAAAGGCGAAACGAAAGGCATTGCTCGAAGAACCGTTTGGGACGATTGTGGAAATGGTAGGAGAAGGTGCAAATCGGATAACGGATGAGTATGCCAGATCCGCTATAGATTGGGGAGAGATGTACAAAGGGTTTCCACATGGGGATGTTTTGGTTTCATCGTGGTGGAAACTGGGATTTGCGGAGGTTGAATATCCATGGGGAAAGCCAAAGTATTGCTGTCCCGTTGTGTACCATCGGAAAGACATAGTTTTGCTGTTTCCAGACATTGATGGAGATAGTAAAGGTGTTTATGTCTTGGCTGCTTTGCCTTCTAAGGAGATGACCAAGTTTCAGAAATGGTTTGAAGACACCCTTTGCTGATTTCTCCTTGGCTTCACTTTGCATTGGTATTTTCTTAGTTCTACTAAGTACTActtcattttataaaagagGCAAAGGTGAACGATCTGGTGTAAGAGTAAAACCACATAATGCATGTTAACCCAAGAAGAGGGAAAAAAAAGTatggtttggttcagtttgaaaatgaattcagttatatatatacataataaattttaaatttaaaaaaaaacaataattaataaaagtaGATTTGTATCATATGAGtatatcttttttgtttaaggtatttgcaatatatatatatatatatgcctataaatgttttaatgaaTTTCAGTttatttaagtttctttttgggGTGCAAATGTTAAACAGTTTATTTAAGTTGGTTATactaaaattgatttttgttggcttttcttttaaaaaaaattcagtaagATTATAAACACATTTCACTAATTCATTTCCCATTCATGCCTATCTCCAGCGTTTCTACTAGATATGGTATTTAGAATAGATATGAAAAGAATACTGTATaccattttatgtattttctgttatttaagataaattaaaaagttGTATTGTAagcacaaaatatattataaatgaaaatgaatacaaaatatatctaaactattaaaactgaagtacatatTTGAAATAGCcctgtttttttctaaatatttaccAACTTGTGCCACTCAatcttaattaaattttttttatcatataactaaaaaataaaatttcaacgaACCTTTGTTAATAGATCTAGCCGAAACCCAATAACAGCATGATGATCAACTATTATATGAGCCGATGtaatatcatataattttaaaatttattacaaaGCTTTATattctgaatattttttaatgtttacacTATCAAAACGTGTATACAATACACGGCCTCTTAATTCATATgcacatatttttatattttgattgtaAGTATTTTGATGCAATAGACAACCGGtcctgatttatttttattttttgaccaAAGGCTTTTATCCTGTCATGTTTTAGTGATTAACTAGAGTTTAACCCGCACATTCGTGCgggtattttttattttaaaaatgttaaatgttaatattatcattaatattagagtttgatttggtttgaaaatatatagtagtcgaataaaaaagtttaacatatgttaataactttattttatgtataagaATATTACATAGTTAACAAATTTAAACTCGTTTAAATGGCAgataataatttaatcaaatgaAAGTATTTTCAAAAGTAAGTAGGTTAATTTACCaaactaatataattttatcatatttaatttatataatacttctattttaattaatatagattataacaaaatttataaaaacattatatatttttattttttgttttataataaaacttaattaatatgaattttaaaataataataaattattaattacgaaattattttatgctttatttaattaaaaaaaattaaaagtttagtaagattttgttagattttctcTTAACAtatttgttataactaaaaataaaatttaaatttatagttagaactaatttataattaattgtttttggattaTTATGTCATATTTTATCATGTAACTAATAAAATGGACTTACTATGACTTTTGtatagtagataaaaaaaatgactctattttaatagattagattgtCTAAAGTATACCGTTTAAGTAATTcactggttttgtttttttggtataaccttttttgtaatctatttttgttatcttttctcttatttatacaaaattttaaatataagaaaatattaactaaTCAGACCAAAGGTAAATATGTAAACATTATATTGTTGTTATATAGATAACCAgtaataaatcaaatttaacaCATATATTCAATACTCATAATAAACACTAATTTCCATATAAAAATTTCCTAACAAATTCctaaaattttgattatcaCTAATCCCTCCCATTTATCTTCGTTTGATTCACCATTATATCAAATTTCCTTTTAGTTAGAATTTTCAGCTATATACGATTTAGTTATAAATACTAAGAATATTCTCCATCAAATGTGGGTGATTAATAGCCTTCATTATAAGCCATAAAATCcgtaaatatttaacttttagatacgtaaatagaaaattacatcaataaaatcattgtattgtatttttgaaaaagaataTAGTGATGTATGATGTATAGGAACCTAAAATACTCAAATAACCAATATACATTTAGTTATATAGTgaaacatctaaaatatatgatacgaattatgaaaaacaaatatcaattttaaaaaaattcaaaattaaaacccGCACGGGTgtgcgggtcaagctctagttatAGTTCTTAAAGCATGCATATACTTTTTTACCTGAACAAAAACATCtcaatatataatttgaatCTTTGGTTAAATCTCTTTTACTTTCACCATTCATTCAGTTATAATTTGGTTTCTTTTACACTTTCTGAAATCAATAATACAAATTTTGTTACAACAATTTCTTTCTCAATATGACAGCAAAGCTAACCGAAAGCTTCCGCATTAGTTCTTTATTCAATTTTCTTTGATTCTCTTGAATTTGAGCTTTGTTTCAACAAAAATCACCATGAATATTTCGATTAATCAACACTCCATCAatttttatattcaattgatcttcgttttattagaatttcttttattttcttattccCAATCTTCACTTGTTTTTGACCTAgatttgttgttgtttctcgtTGATTGTTTAATCCAACatgatcttcttccccattttaattttctaattcACAATGAGCTCTTCAAATCCAAATCAAACAATGACTTTTGATTGCAATCATCTATACTTGGACCAGTATCAGAATTCATTTTTCTTCATGATTTCAATCACTAATTCTGATCTTTGATTGGCTAACATAGGGTTATAATGTTCACTTATGGTGTTGACATGTTCGTATGGCACTTATTTGCCGCAATAAGTTGGGTTCTTATCAATGATACTATTCCTTAAGTTCTTAGTACATACTTAAGTTGGGTTTGCCACAGAATTATAGTAAATACTTAAGAGTTTAAGACTAAGGCCTTTTGTGATAATAAATATAGCTTAAGACCCGCGCAATTACACGaaatgaatgttatatataaaaatattttttatatattattatttatttttgtgcaTTTATGtcttatgtatataattaaatttgaataagcacataaatcaaaacagtATTACGATAATGTTTTGGTAgattaatcaaaacaatcattttatttattttatatggtatataactaaattttattgacttgaacataaatatatagtatattctgatataaatatttattattgagaattcatactcaTTTGATAAACACAAATTGCTAATGTGCTattttttgaattcaaatttcaaaattaaaatattaaggtttcaatactttttcaatacaaatttagaaattaccatatttaaaaaaaatttctatattatatagtttaattttaaactatatttaatatataatatgaatgtctagtgaatgagacttcatattaaTACGATTTATGATAATTTGTATCATGTTATTACCAAAAAGTtcaaccattgatcacaaaattttaatgtgagacatttaacgtttttagtaattttagttgtttttaatatctgaaatataacatataatttttttattattatatggttaatgtgattgtttaatatcttttaataatataaaattaaataaaaagagctaagatacaaaaattgttatcaatatttattattcataatcattaattatcatatatactttaatcatattaggcaattctgtagcttttatttaaggaaaatgcaagaatattattttgtatactatttattaattgaatagttagtttaataaaaaatataatataagttaagatggaccaacctatttctctaagaatTCTGAATTTTATCCTCACGGTGgcacgtggctacaaaacaatgttgtaatgtttctcaattaatatataagagatgcaTATGTATATTTTGCTTCCAGTCATTTTtttccatgaaagaaccaaaCTTCTAGAGACTGGTTGTCACACGGTAAGAAATCAAGTCAAGAATGGATTTTGGAAACTCTTTCATGTTTCCAACTTTACAGTACTAATCAACATACTCTAAGTAAGGATACTCATCATTGTCTTTTCCAGATGTGTATTTCAAACCTCTTCTTGCCTCCACATATTATTGAATTATTGTATAGTTTAAATTTCTGGTTAAGTCTATTTTATCTTAACCATTTGTTTAATCAATTTGGTTGCATTTTTCTTAAACTGTCTATAACAGCGTTGTACACTATGAAATCATGAGAAATATTCTGTTAAGACAATCTCTTTCTCAATATGTCCGGCCATTGACTCCTCGCGCTGTTGCCGCCGTTTCAGGACTGACTGGCACTTCACCTGCACTGGTACCTACATAGTGTCGGTCGCACATTCAACATAGCGTTCGGACTCATGTGCCTTCCAGGACCAGGGGTCTTCGAGGCTGCTGCGTAAGACCAGCCTTGCGGCGGAAAAAAGATTAGCCGCCCCCATTCCACAGTATAATTTTAGTGAGTTTTGGGAGGCTAGCCTTAACACATCCAAATCTTGAAAAGTCATTGCGGTAGCAGACACTGTCCCAACCTTTTCTGTCACTCCTTTAGTATTGCTTTGGCTTCGTTGTTTGTATCTTGCTGGCGCATAAGCTACCGCaactaaaagaaaatgaatgaagGAAGAAGGCATTAGAAAGACCTGCCACCTTTCTTGTAGATCATCATGTGGTTACCGGATGATGGGAATAACAAGGCAAAAATCTTGATATGAGCACgaaatatcaaaatatgatttttttctttattcgtTATTTCCGTGTCTTTTCGTTGCatctatactattttttttattaaaattgacTAGATCACACATCATGTATACTGTACTATTTGTAACGCTCCGACCGTCCACGGCTAATGTAccatccaaacccaaacccgctCACTCGGCCTGTAGGCTCCACCCCATCTGACAGACAatgtgttaatttttttaaggctCAAAATCATTGTTTATAGACCATGCAATCAACACATGACCTTTCTCCGTGCTTTGGACTCACTCACACAGTAGTTTATAGACCATGCAATCAACACATGACCTTTCTCCGTTCTTTGGATCACTCACACGGTATCACCAATCACTTCTCGTTAGGTCACATATCCTTTCACTACTCCAACTAAAGCACGCTTAACCCTGCAGTTCCAAACGGATGTCTGTCAGAAAAGGTACGTGCACTTTGGTGACATaagtagccaaatcaattctcttaaaccTTTCCACATATACCAGAaatcgggatgttacaattcacccctaCTCCCAAAGCGCAGCGCTCCCATTGCGAACCATGAGAGGTCTCAAAACGCCTCTCGGGTCAGAACCGAGATGGATAactagctctgataccacttgtaacgccTCAATAGGCTATGGCTAATGGGGCACTCACGCCCGCTCACTCGGTCTGTGGGTCCATCTCATCCGAAGGATAGTGCGTTAATTTTTcgaaggctcgaaatcattatttttttaccctgcaatcaccacatgatCTTTTCCCGTGCTTTAGCTTCACGCACACGGTATCATAAATCAGTTTCCGATAGGGGAATCATACTTCCACTattccagctcaagcacgcttaattAGGAGTTCTAAAGTGATGTGTGACGGAAAAAGTAAATGCATTTTGGTGACATAGACAACCAAataaattctttaaaatttttccACATATACCAAAAAGCGGGATGTTATAATTTTGTTATTCAAATTGACTACTAGGCATTGATATTTATGAAAGTATTCAACTCACTGTAAGCTTATATATTGAATTTACCAAGCatagaaagaacattatttggAAGTAATCCAAATGGGTGACAATTCTTTTGTAGGGTTGTTGTTTCACGGGCATTGGCaaacacaaatttttttacttgtatcacaattaaaatattatttaaaatcataatatcATCCCAAAATATTTAATGCTATAATCATTAcatttttaaacatctttttaaataaatatttccaCAAAGATATTAATTggaatcatataaaatattgaatgtacaaaaaataaattacaatatctatactattaaaagggaaggagttttaaaaaatctacctatgaaaagttgttggaccctttcattagacttaaactatttttttggtctCACCTTTTATGTCTCTAACTATGCAATATTcaattatcttatatttttctaactaTGCAATAATCAattaccttatatttctctaatttagtttaacaatatattctaaatatatatatattctaaatatattgttatgatgatttttgataagaatatattatagatgcgattgaaattttatattattaaaaaaaaaattaaaaaatttataaaagaatttataacatctatataaaactctttattttttatcctATCATTAACTACaataactataaataatttaaataaatcctATTATTATTTCTCATTTGGTATGATACACTTctctaattatttttcttattatcatCCAATGTTATTGTTGTTATTCAATAACGTTATATACATCATATATTATGCTCAAAAatggatatataatatttagatatcaattattaaaacaaaagcatATATCATACAACATATTATATCATGTCATCTAACATTATGTAattctaaatatttacaaaatcaaatttaataaaaaacactTTAGCAAATcatttgttaaaacaaaattatatatatttacgttaaattattttttattacattaatatattagaaGTTTCATTCatctcttaaaatattattgatgattatttttttcctacCATGTAAACCAAATGTCGGGCCACACTTGATTGCAGGTTTTTTCGAAGTTTGCATGCTTTAAATTAACGAGTTTTCATTAAATCTAAACCAGCTTATGTACAAGTCATCGTGTTTACTTGTTCGACGACGGGTCCAAACTTAATATAAAAGTATTGTTCTCATctaattgaaaataatttattttaaaataatagacgCACTGAGTCTGATCAatccatataattttttttttgaaaaatgtaatcaaacgattaaaaatataattacataataataattttttttgacataataaaattttgtaacataataatgtataacaaaactaaaatactaattcatatcatatatttttatcaattgaaaaataacCCGTGTTTTTAAAcgtgggtcaaaatctagtttgttTTTTATAACCGTAGGGATTCCAAGAGTTTTTTAAGCCTAAAACTAATTTTAGAAGGCCTTATATTTGGA is a genomic window of Brassica napus cultivar Da-Ae chromosome A2, Da-Ae, whole genome shotgun sequence containing:
- the LOC106404973 gene encoding omega-hydroxypalmitate O-feruloyl transferase → MGASYQECSSLLLQNLKVTIKESYLIFPSEETLTHESKSMFLSNVDQILNFDVQTVHFFRPNKDYPPEIVSEMLRMALVRAMDVYEFLAGRLRLNPSSGRLNIDCNGAGAGFVTAESEYTLEELGDLVYPNPAFAELVTSQLQSLPKDDQPLFAFQVTSFKCGGFAMGISTNHTTFDGLSFKTFLDNLASLLSDKPLSTPPCNDRTLLKARTPPRVTFPHHELVQLQDSDTTVFEATSEHLDFNIFKLSSQQISRLKEKASESVSSVCVRVTGFNVVTALVWRCKALSLVEEEEVDDLEKESTILYAVDIRGRLDPQLPSSYTGNAVLTAYGKAKRKALLEEPFGTIVEMVGEGANRITDEYARSAIDWGEMYKGFPHGDVLVSSWWKLGFAEVEYPWGKPKYCCPVVYHRKDIVLLFPDIDGDSKGVYVLAALPSKEMTKFQKWFEDTLC